One region of Wyeomyia smithii strain HCP4-BCI-WySm-NY-G18 chromosome 3, ASM2978416v1, whole genome shotgun sequence genomic DNA includes:
- the LOC129732913 gene encoding protein phosphatase 1L isoform X1, giving the protein MEDELEDKILYQTFFKSHMKLLSKFAVGVSPFNSSVGYVWKVMRVYLLKPEILIAGLLIFVFVLYLQASEVWSRGFIGRISSSIGLTKGTRAGKLALLASAAEKHSWEEKAGSSAVYAVQGRRPRMEDRFVIDENLNNTGISLYAIFDGHGGEFAAEYAKAVLVKNLNLKLTQSCTLASGKPAEDKADIKAEDCIKAGDSDGEINERHKVNSGPAGAAPVSSSNAGSSLTQRRQSFRKSKTEDVIDKSNGSNSNSNGNANNNPNNANQKLETDLLNKYMGNASPARQITKESLLSGTSGQQTNQKPKTYEAKCYVSNGSINYGKIITDEVLAADYDLVEMAKRVSNFAGTTALIAVMHNTKLIVANVGDSRGVMCDLKGNAIPLSFDHKPQQVREQKRIADAGGFISFKGVWRVAGILATSRALGDFPLKEKNLVIAEPDILSFDLVYHRPMFLILASDGLWDTFSNEEAVAFIRDRLDEPHFGAKSITLQSYNRGSVDNITVLVIVFKNGRYEIGSSNGN; this is encoded by the exons ATGGAAGACGAGCTGGAAGATAAGATTCTCTATCAGACGTTTTTCAAATCGCACATGAAGCTGTTGTCCAAGTTCGCAGTCGGCGTTTCGCCGTTCAACAGTTCGGTGGGTTACGTCTGGAAGGTGATGCGAGTGTATCTGCTCAAGCCGGAGATTCTGATTGCCGGGCTGTTGATTTTCGTGTTCGTCCTTTACCTTCAAGCGAGCGAGGTATGGAGCCGAGGGTTCATCGGGAggatcagcagcagcattgggCTGACCAAGGGGACCCGGGCCGGTAAGCTCGCTCTGCTTGCGTCCGCCGCCGAAAAGCACAGCTGGGAGGAGAAGGCCGGATCCAGTGCGGTGTACGCTGTCCAAGGTCGGCGACCACGCATGGAGGATAG ATTTGTAATCGACGAGAACCTCAACAACACCGGCATATCATTGTACGCAATATTCGACGGACATGGTGGAGAATTCGCAGCTGAATACGCCAAAGCGGTACTGGTGAAAAATCTCAACCTTAAGTTAACCCAGTCCTGCACTCTTGCTTCGGGAAAGCCCGCAGAGGACAAGGCAGATATTAAAGCTGAAGATTGCATCAAAGCGGGAGACAGCGACGGTGAGATCAACGAACGGCATAAGGTGAATTCGGGGCCAGCAGGAGCAGCGCCCGTGTCCAGCAGTAATGCGGGTTCCTCACTGACGCAACGAAGACAGAGCTTTCGTAAATCCAAGACTGAAGATGTTATCGACAAATCCAACGGTAGCAACAGTAATTCTAATGGAAATGCCAACAACAATCCGAATAATGCGAATCAAAAACTGGAAACCGACTTACTAAACAAATACATGGGTAATGCGTCCCCGGCAAGGCAGATTACTAAAGAAAGTTTACTGAGCGGGACCAGTGGACAGCAGACCAACCAGAAACCTAAAACGTACGAAGCGAAATGTTACGTTTCCAACGGAAGCATTAATTATGGAAAAATAATTACCGATGAGGTGCTAGCCGCGGACTACGATCTGGTAGAGATGGCGAAACGAGTG TCGAACTTCGCCGGCACGACGGCGCTAATAGCTGTAATGCATAACACCAAGTTGATTGTAGCAAATGTCGGTGATTCCCGGGGGGTCATGTGTGATTTGAAAGGCAACGCAATTCCATTATCGTTCGATCATAAACCCCAGCAAGTGAGGGAACAGAAACGGATTGCTGACGCCGGAGGTTTCATTTCGTTCAAAGGCGTCTGGAGAGTCGCGGGTATTTTGGCCACATCGCGAGCGCTGGGTGATTTTCCTctgaaggaaaaaaatcttGTAATAGCCGAACCGGATATACTATCTTTCGATTTGGTCTATCATCG ACCAATGTTCCTTATCCTGGCCAGCGATGGGTTATGGGATACGTTTAGCAACGAGGAAGCGGTTGCTTTCATCCGAGATCGTCTAGACGAGC